From a region of the Dictyostelium discoideum AX4 chromosome 2 chromosome, whole genome shotgun sequence genome:
- a CDS encoding hypothetical protein (Similar to Dictyostelium discoideum (Slime mold). prespore-specific protein) produces the protein MNNDSNKQLSNQDFRNLLGQSSNNSENTNTNNNNNNNKNNNKPKKKKWIDRDYEYYQTAPEKIDPNYKDRARERRQNKNDDDNSNSNSSSSNNNNNDNSNDVDNSETTLKKGLDFNLLYTTKEQLKQQQQQQQQQQPTSQGNDQLQQQQQQQLQLQQQNQKEKEKERLSKIKCKSEIGKLILAQQLQSLDKETKFKQQQQQQQQKQYNKEIFQTSRMLYLFDLDPDFPQHIPTTILNSKEDCPKIKQTMAAPINNTLLKMFTNYYHPDKNLFFKDSTSNNNINNNNNNSIKNADDDVHDNIFSDSDSENIKENTTINKDINIKNKNKDIIDEEDDDNIFSDTEEYVCEINNKKTTTTTPSTSTTTTTTTTSNKLVNNNNNSNNYFGSKDDYSNEFKPIGKEGDENSNSKVDETVKIFINQDGELVKKNDDKKDKQQQQQQQQQQQQQQQQQQQQQQQQQQIDIYDNDDGELVKKNDDKKDKPQQQQQIDIYDNDDGDDDEDEYAYPNTDANYEEYENKQRRFTEIKEEGEVEQDDDDDEQLYDLIVPGEENIMKVQIFDRIDEDQDQDEDQDENEDEYAYPNTDENYEQHEKDYMKEQDKRFNEDSSSSDEEDNIISLDTNNEQLKRKLLDQHSSYGDDYYPEFTGFDRERGEKPKLSIDEMYKIKKNTKENNPRKKAKSETHQLQKINHILKKKAEESGEKFVDIFSSKKNKK, from the coding sequence ATGaataatgatagtaataaacaattatcaaaCCAAGATTTTCGAAATCTATTAGGTCAATCAAGCAATAATAGTGAAAatactaatactaataataataataataataataaaaataacaataaacctaaaaaaaagaaatggatAGATAGAGACTATGAATATTATCAAACAGCCCCAGAAAAGATAGACCCAAATTATAAAGATAGAGCAAGAGAAAGaagacaaaataaaaatgatgatgataacagtaatagcaatagtagtagtagtaataataataataatgataacagTAATGATGTAGATAATAGTGAaacaactttaaaaaaaggtttagattttaatttactatATACAACAAAAGagcaattaaaacaacagcaacaacaacaacaacaacaacaaccaacatCACAAGGAAATgatcaactacaacaacaacaacaacaacaattacaattacagcaacaaaatcaaaaagaaaaagaaaaagaaagattatcaaaaataaaatgtaaatCAGAAATTGGGAAATTAATATTAgcacaacaattacaatctTTGGATAAAGAGACTAAATTtaaacagcaacaacaacaacaacaacagaaacaatataataaagaaatatttcAAACTAGTAGAATGTTATATCTATTTGATTTAGACCCAGATTTTCCACAACATATACCAactacaattttaaatagtaaaGAGGATTGtccaaaaattaaacaaacaaTGGCTgcaccaattaataatacattattgaaaatgttcacaaattattatcatcctgataaaaatttatttttcaaagattctacatcaaataataatattaataacaataataataatagcattAAAAatgctgatgatgatgtccatgataatatattttcagaTTCAGATTCAGAAAATATAAAGGAAAatacaacaattaataaagatattaatattaaaaataaaaataaagatataattgatgaagaagatgatgataatatattttcagaTACTGAAGAATATGTAtgtgaaattaataataaaaagacaACTACCACCACTCCTTCTACttccaccaccacaaccacaacaacaacatcgaATAaacttgtaaataataataataatagtaataattattttggtAGCAAAGATGATTATTCAAATGAATTCAAACCAATTGGTAAAGAAGGtgatgaaaattcaaatagcAAAGTTGATGAAActgttaaaatatttattaatcaaGATGGTGAATTAGTTAAAAAgaatgatgataaaaaagataaacaacaacaacaacaacaacaacaacaacaacaacaacaacaacaacaacaacaacaacaacaacaacaacaacaacagattGATAtttatgataatgatgatggtgaattagttaaaaagaatgatgataaaaaagataaacctcaacaacaacaacagattGATAtttatgataatgatgatggtgatgatgatgaagatgaataCGCATATCCAAATACTGATGCAAACTATGAAGAGTATGAAAATAAACAACGTAGATTCactgaaattaaagaagagGGTGAAGTAGAgcaagatgatgatgatgatgaacagCTTTATGATTTAATAGTACCAGGTGAAGAAAATATTATGAAAGTACAAATATTCGATAGAATAGATGAAGATCAAGATCAAGATGAAGAtcaagatgaaaatgaagatgaatATGCATATCCAAATACTGATGAAAATTATGAACAACATGAAAAAGATTATATGAAAGAACAagataaaagatttaatgaaGATTCATCAAGTTctgatgaagaagataatataatttcattgGATACAAATAACGAACAATTGAAGAGAAAACTTCTTGATCAACATTCATCATATGGTGATGATTATTATCCAGAATTTACAGGTTTCGATAGAGAACGTGGtgaaaaaccaaaattatcaatagaTGAAAtgtataaaatcaaaaagaataCTAAAGAAAATAATCCTCGTAAAAAAGCAAAGAGTGAAACTCATCAACTACAAAAGATTAAtcatattttaaagaaaaaggcTGAAGAATCTGGTGAGAAATTTGTAGATATTTTtagttcaaaaaaaaataaaaaataa